One genomic region from Rhodoligotrophos appendicifer encodes:
- a CDS encoding TRAP transporter substrate-binding protein produces MDRRTLIKNAGLVTGAAAAAAIPLAAPAIAQDAPVVKWRLTSSFPNTLDTIFGGAKVLSEAVSAMTDGKFTIDVFPAGELVPGLQALDAVQNNTVEAAHTVCYYYVGKDPTFAIPSSIPFGLNARQQNAWLYHGGGNELVNTFLSKYNVVGMPGGNTGTQMGGWFRREVNSLADLNGLKMRIAGIAGRVLQPLGVVPQQLAGGDIYPALERGTIDATEWVGPYDDEKLGFYQVAKFYYYPAFWEGGPTVHFMFNKEKFEALPPAYKAALDTAAKAVNINMLALYDVKNMQAIRSLVGKGVQLRPLPRDVLDASYTQAFKLYDELTASNEAWKAIYEPWKTFRSQAYEWFRVAEYTYDSYVYGQQAAGK; encoded by the coding sequence ATGGATCGTCGTACGCTCATCAAAAACGCCGGACTGGTCACCGGCGCTGCGGCTGCTGCCGCCATACCACTGGCTGCACCGGCGATTGCCCAGGACGCCCCGGTCGTCAAATGGCGCCTGACCTCGAGCTTTCCGAACACACTGGACACCATCTTCGGCGGCGCCAAGGTCCTCTCCGAAGCCGTCTCGGCCATGACCGACGGCAAGTTCACCATCGACGTCTTTCCTGCAGGCGAGCTGGTTCCCGGCCTTCAGGCCCTGGATGCGGTCCAGAACAACACCGTCGAGGCGGCCCATACGGTCTGCTATTACTATGTAGGCAAGGATCCGACCTTCGCGATCCCCTCCTCGATTCCCTTCGGGCTCAATGCGCGCCAGCAGAATGCATGGCTCTACCACGGCGGTGGCAATGAGCTCGTGAACACATTTCTGAGCAAATACAACGTCGTCGGCATGCCGGGCGGCAATACGGGCACCCAGATGGGTGGCTGGTTTCGCCGCGAGGTCAACAGCCTCGCAGATCTCAACGGCCTGAAGATGCGCATTGCCGGCATTGCAGGACGCGTGCTGCAGCCACTGGGTGTCGTTCCACAGCAACTTGCGGGCGGCGACATCTATCCTGCTCTCGAGCGCGGCACGATCGATGCCACGGAGTGGGTCGGGCCCTATGACGACGAGAAGCTCGGTTTCTACCAGGTGGCCAAGTTCTACTATTATCCGGCCTTCTGGGAGGGTGGACCGACCGTCCACTTCATGTTCAACAAGGAAAAGTTCGAGGCGCTTCCGCCGGCCTATAAGGCCGCGCTCGACACGGCTGCCAAGGCGGTCAACATCAACATGCTGGCGCTCTACGACGTCAAGAACATGCAGGCGATCCGCAGTCTGGTGGGCAAAGGAGTTCAGTTGCGGCCCCTGCCCCGCGATGTCCTCGATGCCTCCTATACCCAGGCCTTCAAGCTCTATGACGAGCTCACCGCGAGCAACGAGGCCTGGAAGGCCATCTACGAGCCCTGGAAAACCTTCCGCTCGCAGGCCTATGAGTGGTTCAGGGTCGCCGAATACACCTATGACAGCTACGTCTACGGTCAGCAGGCGGCCGGCAAGTAA
- a CDS encoding DUF4167 domain-containing protein, which produces MRQGQHNNNNNNNNKRSRNRGRRQPNPSTRVFESNGPDVRVRGTASHVAEKYLTLGRDAQSSGDIVQAENYFQHAEHYLRIVSATQAYLLQQNPELGRAGAEDDDEGDGDDFNDRSDTQFGQRGGEYRQEERQQPREQRSEWRETRGDGQRDNRDAPRGDGQRDNRDAPRGDRSSPRPEWRENRPDREPRGEWRDNRGADRPDNRQPREVREPREVREPREVREPRREFEPRDAREPRRDGEQREPRREFEPRRDNRDRPRREPREGGQRDFNQARSQPAEAAPSEVVEQISLLPADNIPQAAPSMEVKETREASAAPVSSEAADVPAKPKRAPRAKKAAAAPVDVATDTEGEAVVAAKPATRRRRSPSAATGESTAKTEARDDAEELETNAG; this is translated from the coding sequence ATAAGCGTTCGCGTAACAGAGGACGCAGACAGCCCAATCCGTCTACGCGGGTGTTCGAGTCGAACGGGCCCGACGTGCGGGTGCGCGGCACCGCATCCCATGTTGCTGAAAAATATTTGACCCTTGGTCGTGACGCACAATCCTCCGGCGACATCGTCCAGGCCGAAAACTATTTTCAGCACGCCGAGCATTACCTCCGCATCGTTTCAGCGACCCAGGCCTATCTGCTGCAGCAGAATCCAGAGCTTGGACGCGCTGGGGCCGAGGATGACGACGAAGGTGACGGCGACGACTTCAACGATCGCAGCGACACCCAGTTTGGACAGCGCGGCGGCGAGTATCGGCAGGAAGAGCGCCAACAGCCCCGCGAGCAGCGGTCCGAGTGGCGCGAGACGCGTGGCGATGGTCAACGCGACAATCGCGATGCCCCGCGTGGCGACGGTCAACGCGACAATCGCGATGCCCCGCGTGGCGACCGCAGCAGCCCGCGCCCGGAATGGAGAGAGAACCGGCCCGATCGCGAGCCCCGGGGGGAGTGGCGCGACAATCGCGGCGCCGATCGTCCCGACAACCGTCAGCCTCGGGAAGTGCGCGAACCCCGTGAAGTCCGGGAGCCGCGTGAGGTCCGTGAGCCGCGCCGGGAGTTCGAACCGCGCGATGCTCGCGAGCCGAGGCGGGATGGCGAGCAGCGTGAGCCGCGCCGTGAATTCGAGCCGCGCCGGGACAATCGCGACCGGCCTCGCCGTGAGCCGCGCGAGGGTGGCCAGCGAGATTTCAATCAGGCCCGATCACAGCCCGCCGAGGCGGCACCGTCAGAAGTCGTAGAGCAGATTTCCCTGTTGCCGGCGGACAACATTCCCCAGGCGGCGCCCAGCATGGAGGTCAAAGAGACGAGGGAGGCCAGTGCGGCGCCCGTGTCTTCTGAAGCCGCCGACGTGCCGGCCAAGCCCAAGCGGGCTCCCCGGGCCAAGAAGGCGGCCGCGGCGCCGGTGGACGTTGCCACCGATACCGAAGGTGAAGCGGTTGTCGCGGCGAAGCCCGCCACGCGCCGCAGGCGGAGCCCCTCCGCGGCGACGGGCGAGTCGACCGCAAAGACGGAAGCTCGCGACGATGCCGAGGAGCTGGAGACGAACGCCGGGTAG